A stretch of the Aspergillus puulaauensis MK2 DNA, chromosome 6, nearly complete sequence genome encodes the following:
- a CDS encoding uncharacterized protein (COG:Q;~EggNog:ENOG410PUWG;~InterPro:IPR036291,IPR002347,IPR020904;~PFAM:PF00106,PF13561;~go_function: GO:0016491 - oxidoreductase activity [Evidence IEA];~go_process: GO:0055114 - oxidation-reduction process [Evidence IEA]): MSTPAYQNSLVDAQRAVDFSQVSGKTVVLTGGSSGLGLCYVRAFVEAGAFVVNGDIKPPTESFPSDRVVYVKCDVAQWEDQVTVFKTARDRSPNGGIDIVIANAGIYSPDAFDGITDDEPQKPITKLLDVNLTGVIYTSKLAGWHFHHQEGQRDRCLILVTSIMGYIDTQGSSVYSAAKHGVRGLMTCLRRKGVVRVNCLAPWFIATPILPASFIQSTGAQFQSQGLDFAKTDDAVTAVVRLATDTSINGRTLGVVPRQLSSSGYLDLDRDDFNQGSPLDTLQVMASSLVYGEFGASST, encoded by the exons ATGTCGACCCCTGCCTATCAGAACTCCCTAGTCGACGCCCAGAGGGCAGTCGACTTTAGTCAAGTCTCTGGGAAAACAGTAGTCCTGACTGGGG GAAGCAGCGGTCTCGGCCTCTGTTACGTGCGCGCTTTTGTCGAAGCTGG TGCATTCGTCGTCAACGGGGACATCAAGCCCCCTACAGAGTCCTTCCCGTCTGACCG AGTCGTATATGTCAAGTGCGACGTAGCCCAATGGGAAGACCAAGTCACTGTCTTCAAGACCGCGCGCGACCGTTCCCCAAACGGCGGAATCGACATCGTCATTGCAAATGCCGGCATCTACAGCCCGGACGCTTTTGACG GCATAACGGACGATGAACCCCAAAAGCCCATTACCAAGCTCCTAGACGTAAATCTAACAGGTGTGATCTACACCTCCAAGCTCGCAGGCTGGCACTTTCACCACCAGGAGGGCCAGCGCGACCGCTGCCTGATCCTTGTAACCAGTATCATGGGGTATATAGATACGCAGGGGTCATCTGTGTACTCGGCTGCGAAGCATGGGGTTCGGGGGCTTATGACTTGTCTACGACGGAAGGGCGTTGTTAGGGTGAATTGTCTTGCGCCGTG GTTCATCGCAACCCCAATCCtcccagccagcttcatccagtCCACGGGGGCCCAATTCCAGAGCCAAGGGCTGGACTTTGCAAAGACGGATGATGCTGTTACGGCCGTGGTACGGCTTGCGACCGATACTTCGATTAATG GACGCACACTGGGCGTCGTCCCCCGCCAGCTCTCTTCTTCGGGCTACTTGGATCTGGACCGCGACGATTTCAATCAGGGCTCACCGCTGGATACGCTGCAGGTGATGGCGAGTTCGTTGGTGTatggggagtttggggcgTCTTCTACTTGA
- a CDS encoding carboxymuconolactone decarboxylase family protein (COG:G;~EggNog:ENOG410PQ7S;~InterPro:IPR003779,IPR029032;~PFAM:PF02627;~go_function: GO:0051920 - peroxiredoxin activity [Evidence IEA];~go_process: GO:0055114 - oxidation-reduction process [Evidence IEA]), with protein sequence MSSSTPPKPNRTTIESAQATLYEEGTKLRQDILGVQHIAASQALPDFQQPVQTMAVVAGWSLCWTRPGLERKTRSLLCLVMLAVLGRDSQLAGHVKGAVANGCTEEEIREALLQVSVYAGVPCSLNATNVAWKVLEEMREGK encoded by the exons atgtcctcctccacccccccAAAACCAAACCGGACCACAATCGAATCCGCACAGGCAACCCTGTACGAAGAAGGCACAAAACTGCGCCAAGACATCCTCGGCGTCCAGCACATCGCCGCCTCCCAAGCCCTCCCGGACTTCCAGCAGCCCGTGCAGACCATGGCCGTTGTCGCGGGCTGGTCGCTGTGCTGGACGCGCCCGGGGCTGGAGCGCAAGACCCGCTCGCTGCTGTGCCTTGTTATGCTTGCTGTCCTGGGGAGGGATTCCCAGCTCGCGGGGCATGTCAAGGGTGCGGTTGCGAATGGGTGtactgaggaggagattcgGGAGGCGCTTTTGCag GTCTCAGTTTACGCGGGGGTTCCGTGCTCGTTGAATGCGACGAATGTTGCCTGGAAGGttttggaggagatgagggaggGGAAGTAG
- a CDS encoding Zn(II)2Cys6 transcription factor (COG:S;~EggNog:ENOG410PFFY;~InterPro:IPR036864,IPR007219,IPR001138;~PFAM:PF00172;~TransMembrane:1 (o466-491i);~go_function: GO:0000981 - DNA-binding transcription factor activity, RNA polymerase II-specific [Evidence IEA];~go_function: GO:0003677 - DNA binding [Evidence IEA];~go_function: GO:0008270 - zinc ion binding [Evidence IEA];~go_process: GO:0006351 - transcription, DNA-templated [Evidence IEA];~go_process: GO:0006355 - regulation of transcription, DNA-templated [Evidence IEA]) encodes MISQFSIANSQPPQTSDPGAKNKRARLVCFRCHEKKIKCDLSSRDSQQCSNCLDVGCQCRLRSSRRGLARRVDNDSEPARVQEEPTEPVVDSFVECALLPPVPPYEAENGETRNGVLEQEPVSTSPSQRRPHPSYIGNTGYMQIFSHESGGSLQEQEPQQRAVDCIPPGLQESHLDTYFEYARVWCPIIDRDFFENNPELQGSLLLRHALALCGNQIKPPLLGHASSMDHYTRAKELFYGNHEPIPLVRIISLMLFYWWSAEPPNVVSLDTTSWWTGTAIRLAQQIGLHREPALGSPTLAGETPGLRRRIWWTLVARERITALSQGLPCLVDLDDSNVPMPTLSDFPQPGTQSTQAALFVQWIPLCGLIGRIGQMLRRRQDPAASPSAVQLARELIAWVQSLPSTLYPGIKSTRTAAFHRDVHGMHLTYLSSITLLHLNQDAQPLPRASIAAIVAASCTARLFQDYLLRGSVSFLAGQAGWYITIAILALLHARRLDGMTAAADADIAILRAALGAMSRTWHSAQMFEHGINKLMDPANPEMRQRVPPALPDATGARSATGSSPGMDEQLAMEGVDWKDYFPYISSDTSELVSTLLGGDELGWRFPELGWTFDFPGQLGQFFTQADDFGATFFSF; translated from the exons ATGATCTCTCAATTTTCCATCGCCAACTCACAGCCCCCGCAGACGAGTGACCCCGGGGCTAAGAACAAACGCGCTCGGTTGGTCTGTTTCCGGTGTCATGAGAAAAAG ATCAAATGTGATCTCTCAAGTCGAGACTCTCAGCAGTGCTCAAACTGTCTCGATGTTGGATGCCAGTGCCG ACTACGCTCCTCCAGGCGAGGCTTGGCTCGGCGCGTTGACAATGATTCGGAGCCTGCCCGTGTACAAGAGGAGCCCACAGAGCCTGTTGTAGACTCTTTCGTCGAGTGTGCCTTGCTACCCCCCGTCCCCCCGTATGAGGCCGAGAACGGGGAGACACGCAATGGAGTCCTTGAGCAAGAACCCGTATCAACAAGCCCCAGCCAGCGCCGCCCACATCCCAGCTACATCGGAAATACTGGGTACATGCAGATATTCAGCCACGAGAGCGGCGGGTCCCTACAAGAGCAAGAACCACAGCAACGAGCGGTCGACTGCATCCCGCCGGGCCTCCAGGAGAGCCACCTCGACACGTACTTTGAGTACGCACGGGTCTGGTGTCCTATCATTGATCGCGATTTCTTTGAGAACAATCCTGAGCTGCAAGGTTCGCTGCTTCTTCGACACGCTCTGGCACTCTGCGGGAACCAGATTAAGCCGCCGTTGCTGGGGCACGCCTCGTCGATGGACCATTACACGCGGGCCAAGGAGCTGTTCTATGGTAACCATGAACCGATCCCGCTCGTGCGCATTATTTCCCTGATGTTATTTTACTGGTGGAGCGCAGAGCCGCCCAATGTCGTTAGTCTTGATACCACATCGTGGTGGACAGGCACTGCAATTCGTCTGGCACAGCAGATCGGTCTGCATCGGGAGCCTGCATTGGGGAGTCCAACGCTCGCTGGCGAGACTCCTGGACTCCGTCGGCGAATCTGGTGGACCCTAGTT GCCCGCGAACGCATCACAGCCCTCTCGCAAGGCCTCCCCTGCCTCGTCGATCTTGACGACAGCAACGTCCCCATGCCCACGCTCTCCGACTTTCCGCAGCCCGGGACCCAATCCACGCAAGCCGCTCTCTTCGTGCAGTGGATCCCGCTCTGTGGGCTAATCGGCCGAATAGGTCAAATGCTGCGTCGCCGCCAGGACCCAGCAGCGAGTCCATCCGCAGTCCAACTCGCCCGCGAGCTCATCGCCTGGGTGCAATCCCTCCCATCGACCTTATACCCGGGGATAAAGAGTACCAGAACAGCCGCCTTCCACCGTGACGTGCACGGAATGCACCTCACGTATCTCTCGTCCATAACACTGCTGCATCTCAACCAAGATGCCCAGCCACTCCCGCGCGCTTCCATCGCCGCCATTGTTGCTGCATCGTGTACAGCACGCCTTTTTCAGGATTATCTCCTTCGCGGCTCTGTTTCCTTTCTTGCAGGCCAGGCCGGATGGTACATCACAATCGCTATACTAGCGCTCCTGCACGCCCGTAGACTCGATGGCATGACCGCCGCAGCAGACGCAGACATCGCAATCCTACGTGCCGCGCTCGGAGCCATGTCGCGAACGTGGCACTCAGCACAGATGTTCGAGCACGGGATCAATAAGCTCATGGATCCGGCGAATCCAGAGATGAGGCAGCGGGTTCCGCCTGCGCTGCCGGACGCCACCGGGGCCAGGTCTGCAACAGGTTCATCACCCGGTATGGACGAGCAGTTGGCTATGGAGGGGGTCGATTGGAAGGATTATTTCCCGTACATCAGTAGTGACACGAGTGAGCTCGTGTCGACGCTTCTCGGGGGCGATGAGCTGGGCTGGCGGTTTCCGGAGCTGGGGTGGACGTTTGATTTCCCGGGGCAGTTGGGCCAGTTTTTCACGCAGGCGGACGATTTTGGAGCCACCTTTTTCTCATTTTAG